One segment of Oreochromis niloticus isolate F11D_XX unplaced genomic scaffold, O_niloticus_UMD_NMBU tig00007204_pilon, whole genome shotgun sequence DNA contains the following:
- the LOC109199721 gene encoding leucine-rich repeat LGI family member 2-like, whose amino-acid sequence MHNGPSMCMDMCRFIESNKLETTSKYAFRGLRDLTHLSVASESLSVDTFSYKNDVYVAISAPSTESCMIFQWDHIEMNFRTYDNITGQSIVGCKSVIIKYEVFVIVAQLFGGSHIYKFDDDQSRFNKFQDIEVSKISKPNDIEAFQIGSDWFFVIADSSKAGLSTLYKWNDNGFYSYQSLHEWYRDTDVEFLDLDGKAHLILASRSQVPVIYQWSRSNQKFILQGEIPNMEDVVIVKHFRIKEELYLAMTRYIGDSKVLRWGTKQFAEIQALPSRGSMILQPFSFKERYYLALGSDYTFSQIYLWDEDNKIFDRFKEVYIQAPRSFTVVSTDRRDFIFSSSFKGNTQIFEHIIIDLSL is encoded by the exons ATTCATTGAGAGTAACAAACTAGAGACTACATCCAAATATGCCTTCAGAGGACTCAGGGACCTGACTCACTT GTCTGTGGCCTCAGAATCGTTGTCTGTTGACACATTCAGCTATAAGAATGATGTCTATGTGGCCATTTCTGCtcccagcacagagagctgtatGATTTTCCAGTGGGACCACATAGAAATGAACTTCAGGACTTATGATAACATCACAG GTCAGTCCATTGTGGGGTGCAAATCTGTCATCATCAAATATGAGGTGTTTGTCATTGTGGctcagctgtttggtggttcccACATTTACAAGTTTGATGACGACCAAAGCAGGTTCAATAAGTTCCAGGATATCGAAGTGTCCAAGATCTCTAAGCCCAATGATATTGAGGCCTTCCAGATTGGCTCTGATTGGTTCTTTGTGATTGCTGACAGCTCAAAAGCTGGCCTCTCCACCCTCTACAAGTGGAATGATAATGGCTTTTATTCGTACCAGTCACTGCACGAGTGGTACCGCGACACGGATGTAGAGTTTCTGGACTTGGATGGGAAAGCTCACCTTATTCTAGCGAGCCGCTCACAGGTTCCAGTGATCTACCAGTGGAGCCGGAGCAACCAGAAGTTCATCCTGCAGGGTGAGATCCCCAACATGGAGGATGTAGTGATTGTGAAACACTTCCGGATCAAGGAGGAGCTCTACCTGGCTATGACGCGGTATATCGGTGATTCCAAAGTTCTGCGTTGGGGCACCAAACAGTTTGCTGAGATCCAAGCTTTGCCCTCTCGAGGCTCCATGATTCTCCAGCCGTTCTCTTTCAAGGAACGTTACTATCTGGCTCTGGGAAGCGACTACACCTTCTCACAGATCTACCTGTGGGATGAGGACAACAAAATCTTTGACCGCTTTAAGGAGGTGTACATCCAAGCCCCACGCTCTTTCACCGTGGTATCTACCGACCGCAGggactttattttttcctcgaGCTTCAAGGGAAACACGCAGATCTTTGAGCACATCATCATCGACCTGAGCTTGTGA